In Planifilum fulgidum, a single genomic region encodes these proteins:
- the rocF gene encoding arginase, which produces MEKKPVTVIGVPMDLGAGRRGVDMGPSAIRYAMLKEKLIQLGYEVEDVGNLHVPTPETHQVVDPRLKYLKEIASVCETLGRTVSETVERGRFPLVLGGDHSIAIGTIAGAAKHRKRLGLIWFDAHGDLNTRETTPSGNIHGMPLAVSLGYGHPDLVNCLGFTPKVQPENVVLIGIRDLDEGERKLIRQLGIRVFTMHDIDRLGMGAVMEEALEIVTRGTDGVHLSLDLDGLDPKDAPGVGTPVEGGLTYRESHLAMEMLAEANVLTSAEFVEVNPILDNGNRTAKVAVALIESALGKQVI; this is translated from the coding sequence ATGGAGAAAAAGCCGGTGACCGTGATCGGTGTTCCGATGGATCTGGGAGCGGGACGGCGCGGGGTGGACATGGGGCCCAGCGCAATACGCTACGCCATGCTGAAGGAGAAGTTGATCCAATTGGGTTACGAGGTGGAGGATGTGGGCAATCTGCATGTTCCCACCCCGGAAACCCATCAGGTCGTGGACCCCAGGCTGAAGTATCTGAAGGAGATCGCTTCGGTATGCGAAACCCTGGGTAGAACCGTTTCCGAGACGGTGGAGCGCGGGCGTTTTCCCCTGGTGCTGGGAGGCGATCACAGCATCGCCATCGGCACCATCGCCGGCGCGGCCAAGCATCGAAAGCGGCTGGGCCTTATCTGGTTCGATGCCCACGGCGATCTGAACACGCGGGAGACGACGCCCTCCGGCAACATCCACGGCATGCCCCTTGCCGTCAGTCTGGGATACGGACATCCGGATCTTGTCAACTGTCTGGGATTTACTCCCAAAGTGCAACCGGAAAATGTGGTGCTCATCGGCATTCGGGATCTGGACGAAGGGGAACGGAAATTGATCCGCCAATTGGGAATCCGCGTGTTCACCATGCACGATATCGACCGCTTGGGAATGGGAGCCGTCATGGAGGAGGCCCTGGAGATCGTTACCCGGGGAACGGACGGCGTTCATCTGAGCCTGGATCTGGACGGGCTGGATCCCAAGGATGCGCCGGGGGTGGGAACGCCGGTGGAAGGCGGGCTCACTTACCGGGAGAGCCATCTGGCCATGGAGATGTTGGCCGAGGCGAATGTCCTCACCTCCGCCGAATTTGTCGAGGTCAACCCGATCTTGGACAACGGAAATCGAACCGCCAAGGTGGCGGTGGCCCTGATCGAATCCGCTTTGGGAAAGCAAGTGATTTAA